A window of Caldisericaceae bacterium genomic DNA:
ACTTTGTGATGTTACAGATTTCGAAGGCTGATGTGGTTTTTCTATAGATTCCTTTGAGAGAACTTAATTTTGCAATTGAAAATAAACAATTTATTGTATATGATTTAGTATGGAGATAGATGTAATATCAATGCTCGTTAGATACGTTCAATATATTGAACGAACGTTCACTCTAATGAACGAAGGTTCACATGAATGAATTATTCGATAAGTATGCATCTTGGCAATTGCTGCGCTACTTTGCGTTGAATCCCACAAAAGAGGTGTATGTGAATGAAATTACAGAGAAGCTAAGTCTAAGTTCTCACATATGTAGTAAAACATTGAAGGAGCTCTTGCGGTTACACATATTAGAGAAAAGGAATTTAGGCCGTGAACACTACTACAAACTTGCAAATAACTACCTTACGAAAGAGTTAAAACGCTTCATAGGACTTTTTATGATTAATGAGGTAGGACTTGTTAGTGAGATAGTAGAGGCATATGAATCTCCGACCTCTATTGCTCTGTATGGAAGTTATGCAACTTACGAGTTTAACGAAAATAGTGATATTGATATCTTGGTTATTTCCTCAAAGAGACAAAAGCCTAGCTTGAACAATCCTTAAAAAAACCATTGGGAAAGATGTAAACGTATACAAGTTCTTACCATCGGACAATAGTTAAAAATGAAGGAAGAAAACGACTCATTTTATTTGACTGTCGTGAAAAACTATATTATGCTTTACGGAAGCGAACTGCCTTGAACTTGAAAGATTGTTATGAAAAAGAACTCCTTCGCGTCTTTAAATTTGATAGAAGTGTCGTTAAAAAAGAAATATCAAATGCCAAAAGACATCTTACAAATGCTAAGAAGTGTGTAAAAGACGAGATGTATGATCTTGTAGTTGTCTCCGTATATACTTCAATGTTCCATGCAGCACGCGCAATTCTTTACAGGGATGGTTTTAAGGAAAGAAGCCATATTTGTTTAATTGAATACATTAGAGAAAAATATCCTAAACTAAACGACTTTTTAAAAATTCTTGACACCTATAGGGAGAAGGCATGCTGTACTTTATGGACTTGATGTAAGTGCAATGAAAGAAGATGCGATATATGGTATTGATGTTGCAAAAAAGTTTATAGAGGCTGTAAGGAAAGAAGTGGAATAAAACCGTGTAAACTTTTAAATGAGGTTGGCATTGCTTGAATCTTATATTAAAAAGATATGGAAAAAATTCAGTCAGGACGATGCAAGAGAAGAGAGCTACTACTCTATTCTTGAAGACTTGTTGACTGAATATGCAAAGTCTTCGCAACGAAACAATATCTGTGTAACAACCCTTCCAAAGAAAACAGAAACTGGTAACCCTGATTTTAGGATATGGGACGGTTCGCAACAAATAACAGGTTATATCGGAGCAAAAGCTCATATCGTAAAAGACCTTGATGAGATAGCAGTGTCAGAACAACTGCAACGATATTTAAAGAACTTTCCGAATGTTATACTGACAAATTTTCTTGAGTTTAGGCTCTACCGCAATGGTGAACTAATAGACAGTGTCATGGTGGGCAGGCAAGATACGCTTGTAAGAATGGGGATAAAACCTCCAGCGGAGCATGAGCAAGCTTTTAAAAACCTGCTTGATAAGTTTTTTTCTTTCTTCCTTCCAAAAGACTATACTGCGGAAACCCTTGCACAGGTGCTTGCAGAGAAAACTCGTTTCTTAAGAGAGCAAGTTGTAAAAGAAGAAGCGAAAGAAGAAAATAGTGCACTTACAGGTTTTTACGACGCTTTCACTCTCAAGCGCTTCAAGAGAGACGAACAAGGCAAAGTGTGGCTTTAGTGAGAAAATCATGGTTACGAGGTAATCAAGTGTAAGAACTTAGAAATCGCTAGCGTCATCAAGTATCTTATAAAAAAGATGTGAGGATAGTTGAGTCTATGATTAATGAAGAAATTGCAAAGAGTGATCCTAAATATAAATCAGTTGAAAGAGTAATGAAACCATTGCAAATTATCATAGAAATATCTATTTTAGCTTCGATTATCTACAAAATAATTTTAGATTTAAAAAAATTTTTGGGCATTTGGAATTTTAAAGAGTTTTCTATTGCCACCACTACTTACAGTCTTATTTTTATTCTTAATCTATTTTTTACTATTATATTTGAAGTATGATACCCTTTTTATGAGACTCAATATAGGAGTTTAAAAAAGCAATGAATTAAAAAAGTATGCAAAAAAGAAAATAAAGTAAATATGGCAATAAATAATCCAGGACCTTTTGATTTAATCAGTGTTAGAAATAAAGAAATAGTTGAAAAAATTAAAAAGACTAAAGATAAATAAAGTCCCAATTCTTATAGGTAAGGAGGTTTCATGAACTTTGTTAATGTTGCAGAAGAGCAGATGAACGAAAATACAGAAAAAGCATTTAAGGATCATGAAGATTTTTTCAGTGAATATTTTTCAACGTTTGAGAGTAGAGAACAATTTGAAATGAATATAAATAGTATTTTAGAAAATAATGATCCGTACCTTACAAGGGCAAATATCGATTTATTGACAAGGAGATTATCTTTGCTACCTTCTCTTATTAACAGAATTAAAGAGGACCTTGTTATTCCTGATGTAATCTTTTTAATAGGTTTGAATAATTTTGATGGCCATGGTCTTATCATAAATAGAAAACCATATATTTTTTTAAACATGACGAGGATGAATGAAATACTGAAAAACAAGTCATTCACTATTGATGTGCATTTGCTACATGAGATGTTTCATGCAATCCATTATTTCTATTCCCCCTCGTTTTATATCAAGAGCTACAGTTCTATTGAGCATCAATATTTGAAAAGAATGATTGCTGAAGGAGTGGCAACCTACTTTTCAAAATACGCCGTTGAAGCAAAATTTGAAGAAGCTTTGTGGGTAGGGCTTATTGGTAAAAAACATTTCGATGAATGGCTAGAGAACAGCAAAGAAAAGAAAGGTTTGATTTGGAATTCTATTAGAAAAGCAATTTCAACTAGTAATTTTGATGTTTCCCTTAATAATACTCTTTTTGCAATTTCTGGCTTGAGACCGGAGGATTTAATAAAAGGACGTCTCGGCTATTATTACGGTTTAGAGATAGTTAAAAAGGCTTGTAAAGAAGGAGGAATTACAAAGATTCTATCTCTAGATTATGATAAATTTAAAAAATACGCAGAGCAATATTTCTTAGAATAGCATGCATAAAAAGAAGGATTGACTTAATGAAATCGCCTATATGCACGAGAGCTTACACTCCTTACCAAGCTTTAAAGGAGAAAGGCTTGATATGCAAAAAGAGAGGCTTGTAGAATATCTCGAAACCCACGGATGGGAACTATATAAAGCATATGAAAATGGTGGTTTTTCAGGCAAAAATGTAGACAGGCCTGCCTTCTAAAAATGACGAAGGCTAAAGAAACTAAGAAATTCGATGTTTTAGTAATTTATGAAATTAACTGTCTTTAAGGTCGGTCTTTGATTTTCACATCTCAATGAAATTCTTAGAAAAGCAAGGCACATCCCTTTTAGGCGTAACCCAGCAGTTTGATACAACAAATCGATGGGAAGGCTTATGCTCAATATCTTCGTTCACTTTGATAACTTTGAGAGGGAAATTAATGTTGACAGGTCAATAGATTTATTTTTAAAAGACTTAATAAATGAATTCCTTCTGGTGCAATACCTTATGGTTATTGTAAGGAAGAGGGTGGGGTTAGAATTATAGAAAGCGAAGCGACTTTTGTGAGAGAACCTGTTTTGCTTGCTTATCGGGGATTATCAACGAATGGAATTGCAAAAAAGACATGCCTGACTCCATATCATGTTCAAAGCATAATAAAAAATTCATTTTATACTTGATATCTTGCAAGGTGCAGGTATAAATTTGACAAGAGAATAAAAGAAGATGCATGGGAATGGTATAGGGGTTAACACAGATCGAACATCTTTATCAAATTATTTTAGCAAGTAGCTCAAAAACATCAGAGTAAGGTATGGATAGCAAATACAAAATATCAAGATAGAGGCACCTAAAAGCTTAGTTCTGTTTATTTATTGGTGGTGGTTGAAAAATACACTTTTAGGTGTAAACGATTAGCGAAAAACCTTTAAGTTTTAAGCACTAAAGAATGCTATATGGTGGCGGCGGGGGGATTCGAACCCTCGACACTCCGGGTATGAGCCGGATGCTCTAACCACTGGGCTACGCCGCCTCTCTTCTATGTCTTTTTATTCTTCTTTTAGCTAAGCTCATTGATTCTTGAGATTCTTTTAAAAACTTCTTTAAAAGATCTTCAAAGTTATCTTTATTTTGGTTGTTGCTTTTAACCTTATCACTTACTTTTTTTAAAAAGATCAAATTTAATTTACCGCTTTTGTCTTTTCCGTTTGTTTTAACTTCTACTAAATCACCTTCTTTAAGCGGTTCATCTACTGCATTTTCAACAAACTGGGAAACATGAATTAAACCAGTTTTGCCGTCATTAATTTTCACAAAAGCACCATAAGGCATAACTTTAATAACTCTACCTATTAATTCTTTATCTCCCATGCAATTATATATAATATCTATTTTTTAAAAAGTTTCAAGAGTTTTTGAAGAAAATTTTCAGAAATTGTTTGCTGTTTCTCATTAGGACTTATAAAATCGTCAGTTTTAAAATATACAACCGTTTCATTTTGCTTTGCTAACCCAAGGTTTTCTCTTGCGTATTTTTCAATAAATTCATCCGATTGCACGTAAGCAATCCTTTTTTGTAGATCACTTTTTTCTTCCTTTAGTTCTTTTAATTTTTCGATGCTGTTTAAGTATCTTTGGTAAGTTTTAATTAGGTAAACTGTGTTAATAAAGCTTTCTACACTAAAGTAGAAAATTAACGTTGCTATTACTACCTTTATAATATTTATTTTTTTCTTCATCATTAGAATTATATATTTGTTTTGAGTTTTTTAAAAAATTTTTAATTTATGTTGGATTTGCTTAAAATTTGTTGATTTTTTTAAAGATTAGTATTAAAATTAAAAGTGGAGGTGAAAAATGGCAAAATACAAAGTTGCTATTAACAAGGATACTTGTATTGGTTGTGGCGTATGCGCTTCAATTTGTCCTGAAAATTGGAAAATGGATGATGATGGAAAGGCAATGTTTATTTCCGAAATTTCAGATGCAGATTGCAATAAAGACGCAGCCGAAAATTGTCCAACACAGAGCATTACCGTTGAGGAAGTTGGTTAATTGCTATCTGGGTGGCATAGCCACCCTTAATCTTATTTTAAGGAGGTTTACATGGAAGTAAGCACAAAGAAAGGTATATATGAAGTTAGGTTCCATGGAAGAGCTGGACAGGGTGCAAAATCTGGCTCTCAAATGTTGGCTCTTGCAGCGTTTGAAGAAGGTAAATCCATTCAGGCTTTTCCTGAGTATGGTTCTGAAAGAAGAGGAGCTCCTACTGTTGCTTATACTAGAATATCAGAAAAAGAAATAAGAACTCATGAACCAATAATCAATCCTGATGTAGTTTTAGTGTTTGATATTGGTTTAGCCAAAAATATTCCTGTTACATCAGGTCTTGATGGTGAAAATGGGATTCTCATTGTGAATACTACAAAATCGCCAGAAGAAATAAGGGAGATTACTAAATTTGCGGGTAAAATTTATACTATTGATGCAACGGGTATTTCTCTTGAACTTCTCAAATTAGATGCCCCAAACGTTCCTATGTTAGGTGCTCTTATTAAGGCATCTAACATTGTAAAACTAGAAACTTTAGAAAAGGTAATAAAAGATGAATTTCTTTCTAAGATTGGTCAAGAGAAAGTTGAAAAGAATATTATAGGACTTAGAAGAGGCTACGAGGAGGCTAAAAATGGCTGAGAAAAAAGGTTGGCAGGAATTAATGAGAGGCGGTGACCTTCCACCTGCTACTGCTCTTGAGAATAAGACAGGTTCTTGGAGGAGTTTAAGGCCTGTTTATGATCCTTCAAATTGTATCCATTGTATGATCTGTGTTGCGTATTGTCCAGATATGGCTATTCCAATAAAACATAGCGAAGAAGGTGTTGTTGGTAAAGGTGGGAGAATCTATAAAGGGACAGTTAGGTTAGAAACTGACTTTGATTATTGTAAAGGTTGTGGTATTTGTGCGAATGAATGTCCTACAAAATGTATTACTATGGTTAGAGAAGAGTAGGAGGCAAATATGGCAAAATTAAAAGCTTTTACAGGTGCGCAGGCAACGGCTGAAGCAATGAGGCAGGTAAATCCTGACGTTGTCGTTGCTTATCCAATTACTCCACAAACACCAATTGTTGAATTTTTTGCTCAATTTGTAGCAGATGGTGTAGTTGATACTGAAATGGTCCCTATTGAATCTGAGTTTTCGGCTCTTTCTGCTGTTGTTGGTGCCGCTGCAGCTGGTGCAAGAGCGATGTGCGCGACATCTTCTCAAGGTCTTGCTCTTATGTGGGAAATTGTTGCTGCTGCCCCTGGTTTGAGATTACCAATTGTTATGCCAGTAGTTAATAGAGCGTTATCTGCACCTATAAATATCCATTGCGATCATTCCGATACTATGGGAACTGCAACTTTAGGGTGGATACAAATCTATTCAGAAAATGCACAAGAGGCATATGAAAATACTTTATTAGCTTTAAAACTCGCAGAACATCCTAAGGTATTGTTGCCAGTCATGGTCATGCAGGATGGATTTATCGTGAGCCACGGTGTTGAGACTGTAAAGATTTTAGAAGATGAAGAAGCTAAAAAGTTCATTGGCGAAAGAAATCCAGATAGGTATTTACTTGATGTAAAGCACCCCTATACAATTGGTCCTCTTGCATTGCCCGATTATTATTTTGAAGTTAAAAGACAGCAGGAAGAAGCAATTTGGGCTGCAAAGGAAGTTTATCTTGAGGTAGGAGAAGAACTTTCAAAACTTACGGGTAATAAATATCCATACTTTGAAGAATACAAAACAGAGGACGCAGAAGTTGCAATAGTTGTTCTTTCTTCAGCAGCGGGAACGGCAAAAGAAGTTGTTGATGAAATGAGAGAGCAGGGTTACAAAGTTGGACTTATTAAACCGAAATTATTTAGACCATTCCCGTATAAAGAGATGAGAGTAGCTTTGGAAAAATTTAGAGTTGTCGGTGTTCTTGACAGGTCGATTGCCTTTGGTGCATATGCGCCAGTTTACACAGAGATAAGGAATGCTCTTTTTGAATCTGAGAAAAAACCAAAATTACAGAGTTATGTCTTTGGTTTGGGTGGAAGAGATATCTTTAAGGAAGATATAAGGAAAGTGTTTGAGGAACTCTTATCTAACAATGTCGATTCTCAAACACAGAAGTATATAGGTTTAAGGGGGTAGAAAATGGCTACTATTCAAGAGATAGTAACAAAAGAAAAACCGTTGGTTTCTGGTCATAGAATGTGTGCAGGTTGTGGAATTCCACCTATTGTTAATACAATAATTGCTGCATCAGATAAACCAGTTGT
This region includes:
- a CDS encoding 4Fe-4S binding protein, coding for MAEKKGWQELMRGGDLPPATALENKTGSWRSLRPVYDPSNCIHCMICVAYCPDMAIPIKHSEEGVVGKGGRIYKGTVRLETDFDYCKGCGICANECPTKCITMVREE
- a CDS encoding nucleotidyltransferase domain-containing protein — encoded protein: MNELFDKYASWQLLRYFALNPTKEVYVNEITEKLSLSSHICSKTLKELLRLHILEKRNLGREHYYKLANNYLTKELKRFIGLFMINEVGLVSEIVEAYESPTSIALYGSYATYEFNENSDIDILVISSKRQKPSLNNP
- the porA gene encoding pyruvate ferredoxin oxidoreductase; this encodes MAKLKAFTGAQATAEAMRQVNPDVVVAYPITPQTPIVEFFAQFVADGVVDTEMVPIESEFSALSAVVGAAAAGARAMCATSSQGLALMWEIVAAAPGLRLPIVMPVVNRALSAPINIHCDHSDTMGTATLGWIQIYSENAQEAYENTLLALKLAEHPKVLLPVMVMQDGFIVSHGVETVKILEDEEAKKFIGERNPDRYLLDVKHPYTIGPLALPDYYFEVKRQQEEAIWAAKEVYLEVGEELSKLTGNKYPYFEEYKTEDAEVAIVVLSSAAGTAKEVVDEMREQGYKVGLIKPKLFRPFPYKEMRVALEKFRVVGVLDRSIAFGAYAPVYTEIRNALFESEKKPKLQSYVFGLGGRDIFKEDIRKVFEELLSNNVDSQTQKYIGLRG
- a CDS encoding HEPN domain-containing protein — protein: MKDCYEKELLRVFKFDRSVVKKEISNAKRHLTNAKKCVKDEMYDLVVVSVYTSMFHAARAILYRDGFKERSHICLIEYIREKYPKLNDFLKILDTYREKACCTLWT
- a CDS encoding ferredoxin, with the translated sequence MAKYKVAINKDTCIGCGVCASICPENWKMDDDGKAMFISEISDADCNKDAAENCPTQSITVEEVG
- a CDS encoding S1 RNA-binding domain-containing protein, producing the protein MGDKELIGRVIKVMPYGAFVKINDGKTGLIHVSQFVENAVDEPLKEGDLVEVKTNGKDKSGKLNLIFLKKVSDKVKSNNQNKDNFEDLLKKFLKESQESMSLAKRRIKRHRREAA
- a CDS encoding recombinase family protein; translation: MQKERLVEYLETHGWELYKAYENGGFSGKNVDRPAF
- a CDS encoding septum formation initiator family protein, translating into MMKKKINIIKVVIATLIFYFSVESFINTVYLIKTYQRYLNSIEKLKELKEEKSDLQKRIAYVQSDEFIEKYARENLGLAKQNETVVYFKTDDFISPNEKQQTISENFLQKLLKLFKK
- a CDS encoding 2-oxoacid:acceptor oxidoreductase family protein, with product MEVSTKKGIYEVRFHGRAGQGAKSGSQMLALAAFEEGKSIQAFPEYGSERRGAPTVAYTRISEKEIRTHEPIINPDVVLVFDIGLAKNIPVTSGLDGENGILIVNTTKSPEEIREITKFAGKIYTIDATGISLELLKLDAPNVPMLGALIKASNIVKLETLEKVIKDEFLSKIGQEKVEKNIIGLRRGYEEAKNG